The proteins below are encoded in one region of Oryzias melastigma strain HK-1 linkage group LG9, ASM292280v2, whole genome shotgun sequence:
- the rasgrf2b gene encoding ras-specific guanine nucleotide-releasing factor 2 isoform X3 — MQKSVRYNEGHALFLSAVARKEGTKRGFLSKKTAENSRWHEKFFALYQNILFYFENEQSARPAGIYLLEGCTCERVPAPKMSTTGKEALEKQHYFLIVFGHDGQKPLELRTDEESECDEWVEAIQQASYSDIIIEREVLMQKYIHLVQIVETEKVAANQLRTQLEDQDTEIERLKSEIVALNKTKERMRPYHVFHENDDPDIKKIKKVQSFMRGWLCRRKWKIIVQDYICSPHAESMRKRNQIVFNMVEAETEYVHQLSILVNCFLRPLRMAASSKKPPISHDDVSSIFLNSETIMFLHEIFHQGLKARIVNWPTLVLADLFDILLPMLNIYQEFVRNHQYSLQVLANCKQNRDFDKLLKQYESNAACEGRMLETFLTYPMFQIPRYIITLHELLAHTPHEHVERKSLEFAKSKLEELSRVMHDEVSDTENIRKNLAIERMIVEGCDILLDTSQTFVRQGSLIQLPSVERGKLSKVRLGSLSLKKEGERQCFLFTKHFLICTRSSGGKLHLLKQGGVLSLIDCTLIEEPDANDEESKAGGQVFGQLDFKLVVEPSDLPAFTVVLLSPSRQEKAAWTSDISQCIDNIRCNGLMTSVFEENSKVTVPHMIKSDVRLHKDDVDICFSKTLNSCKVPQIRYASVERLLERLTDLRFLSIDFLNTFLHTYRIFTTATVVMDKLADIYKKPFSSIPIRSLELFFATNQNNRSGEHINDRSPRLCRKFSSPPPLSIPSRTNSPVRTRKLSLHSPITARVVGLDLTSPLSNFSLNHNSSQSAASSPTSAATPQTPTPQTPTPTATSPSPPSSTSPPPNNGKAQQEQAPPTPSSPEQSPYSTTEGEEVPRIDPFCGKLRRSIRRTVLESVSLEKIIPESPQSSEAGDTSPCRSPSTPRHLRYRQPGVQSGENSRCSVSPASAFAIATAAAGHGAPPVFTNSERTCDKDFIIRRAATNRVLNVLRHWVSKHSQDFEMNGELKMSVICLLEEVLRDPDLLPQERKATANILSALSQDEQEDAQLRIEDILQMADCLKAECFESLSAMELAEQITLLDHIVFRSIPYEEFLGQGWMKVDKTERTPYIMKTSQHFNDMSNLVASQIMSHTDVGSRASSIEKWVAVADICRCLNNYNGVLEITSALNRSAIYRLKKTWAKVSKQAKALMDKLQKTVSSEGRFKNLRETLKNCNPPCVPYLGMYLTDLAFIEEGTPNFTEEGLVNFSKMRMISHIIREIRQFQQTPYRIEHQVKVTQYLLDKTLTMDEDTLYDLSLKIEPRLPA; from the exons TTATTCTGACATCATCATTGAGAGAGAAGTGCTCATGCAGAAATACATTCATCTGGTTCAAATCGTGGAGACTGAGAAGGTGGCGGCTAATCAGCTGCGCACTCAGCTGGAGGATCAGGACACCGAAATCGAAAGGCTCAAGTCAGAG ATTGTGGCTCTGAACAAAACAAAGGAGCGCATGAGACCTTATCATGTCTTCCACGAAAACGACGACCCCGACATCAAGAAGATTAAAAAG GTGCAGAGCTTCATGCGAGGCTGGCTCTGTCGCAGGAAATGGAAGATAATCGTTCAGGACTACATTTGCTCCCCTCATGCTGAGAGCATGAGGAAGAGGAACCAGATCGTCTTCAACATGGTGGAGGCAGAGACTGA GTATGTCCACCAGCTTTCTATCCTAGTCAATTGTTTCCTCCGACCTTTAAGAATGGCGGCCAGCTCCAAAAAACCCCCCATCAGTCATGACGATGTGAGCAGCATCTTCCTCAACAG tgAGACCATCATGTTCCTACACGAGATCTTCCACCAGGGCCTGAAGGCAAGGATAGTCAACTGGCCAACCCTGGTGCTGG CCGACCTCTTTGACATTCTGCTGCCGATGCTAAACATCTATCAGGAGTTTGTGCGCAACCATCAGTACAGCCTGCAAGTTTTGGCCAACTGTAAGCAGAACAGGGACTTTGATAAGCTGCTGAAGCAGTACGAATCCAACGCGGCCTGTGAGGGACGGATGCTGGAGACCTTCCTCACGTACCCCATGTTCCAG atTCCTCGTTACATCATCACCCTGCACGAATTACTAGCCCACACTCCGCACGAACATGTGGAGCGTAAGAGTCTGGAATTTGCTAAATCCAAATTGGAGGAATTGTCCAG AGTGATGCACGATGAGGTGAGCGACACAGAAAACATCCGGAAGAACCTGGCCATAGAGAGGATGATAGTTGAGGGATGTGATATCCTTCTGGACACCAGCCAGACTTTTGTCAGGCAGG GCTCTCTGATCCAGCTGCCATCAGTGGAGCGAGGGAAGCTCAGCAAGGTCCGTCTGGGATCTCTGTCTCTGAAGAAAGAAGGAGAAAggcaatgttttctttttaccaaaCACTTTCTCATCTGCACTCGCAGCTCTGGAGGAAAGCTGCACCTTCTTAAG CAAGGTGGAGTCTTGTCCCTGATCGACTGCACTCTTATAGAAGAACCAGATGCCAATGATGAGGAGT CTAAAGCTGGTGGGCAGGTGTTTGGTCAGCTGGACTTCAAGCTGGTCGTAGAGCCGTCGGACTTGCCTGCGTTCACCGTGGTGTTGCTGTCACCTTCACGGCAGGAGAAGGCAGCTTGGACCAGTGATATTAGTCAG TGTATAGATAATATTCGCTGTAATGGCTTGATGACAAGTGTTTTTGAGGAAAACTCCAAAGTGACCGTGCCTCACATGATCAA ATCTGATGTGCGCCTCCATAAAGATGATGTTGACATTTGCTTCAGCAAGACGCTCAACTCCTGCAAGGTCCCCCAGATCCGCTACGCCAGCGTGGAGCGGCTGCTGGAGAGGCTGACCGACCTGCGCTTCCTCTCCATAGACTTCCTCAACACCTTCCTGCACACATACAGGATCTTTACCACGGCAACGGTGGTCATGGACAAACTGGCTGACATCTACAAGAAGCCCTTCTCCTCCATACCTATCag AtctttggaattattttttgcCACCAATCAAAATAACAGAAGCGGCGAGCACATCAATGACAGATCTCCTCGTCTCTGCCGCAAGTTCTCTTCTCCTCCACCTCTATCCATCCCCTCGCGCACCAACTCCCCCGTCCGAACTCGAAAGCTCTCCCTCCACTCCCCCATCACTGCCAGAGTGGTCGGTCTCGACCTGACCAGTCCACTGTCTAACTTCAGCCTCAACCACAACTCGTCCCAGTCTGCTGCCAGTAGCCCCACATCCGCCGCCACGCCACAAACTCCAACACCTCAAACCCCAACCCCAACTGCTACCTCTCCATCTCCTCCTTCTTCCACCTCCCCACCGCCGAACAACGGCAAAGCACAGCAGGAGCAAGCTCCTCCCACGCCATCGTCACCGGAACAGAGTCCTTACTCGACCACAGAGGGAGAGGAAGTGCCGAGGATCGACCCTTTCTGTGGGAAACTTCGACGGAGCATTCGCAGAA CTGTGCTGGAATCAGTGTCACTCGAGAAAATCATCCCAGAGTCTCCGCAGAGCAGTGAGGCTGGAGACACGTCGCCATGCCGCTCCCCGTCCACGCCGCGACACCTCCGCTACAGGCAGCCTGGAG TCCAGTCTGGAGAGAATTCCCGCTGCTCAGTCTCTCCTGCCTCCGCTTTTGCTATTGCAACTGCAGCAGCAGGCCATGGTGCCCCACCAG TGTTCACTAACTCGGAGAGAACCTGCGATAAAGACTTCATCATCCGCAGAGCTGCAACCAACCGGGTTCTCAACGTGTTGCGCCACTGGGTCTCCAAGCACTCCCAG GACTTTGAGATGAATGGGGAGCTGAAGATGTCGGTGATCTGTCTCCTGGAGGAGGTGCTCAGAGATCCAGACCTACTGCCTCAAGAGAGAAAAGCTACTGCCAACATACTAAG TGCCCTTTCTCAAGATGAGCAGGAAGATGCCCAACTGAGGATAGAAGACATCTTACAGATG GCGGATTGTTTGAAGGCGGAGTGTTTCGAGTCTCTCTCGGCGATGGAGCTGGCGGAGCAGATCACCCTGCTGGATCACATCGTCTTCAGGAGCATTCCCTATGA AGAGTTCCTGGGTCAGGGCTGGATGAAGGTCGATAAAACCGAGAGGACGCCCTACATCATGAAAACCAGTCAACACTTCAACGAT ATGAGTAACCTGGTGGCATCACAGATTATGTCCCACACGGATGTGGGCTCCAGAGCCAGCTCCATTGAGAAATGGGTGGCTGTGGCAGACATCTGTCGCTGCCTGAACAACTACAACGGAGTGTTGGAGATCACGTCTGCTCTCAACCGCAGCGCCATCTACAGGCTGAAGAAGACTTGGGCTAAAGTGAGCAAACAG GCTAAAGCTCTGATGGACAAACTACAGAAAACTGTCTCCTCTGAGGGAAGATTTAAAAATCTGAGGGAGACTCTGAAAAA CTGCAATCCTCCGTGCGTGCCATACCTGGGAATGTACCTCACAGACTTGGCCTTTATTGAGGAAGGAACTCCAAATTTTACTGAGGAAGGTCTCGTTAACTTCTCCAAAATGAGAATG ATATCCCACATCATCAGAGAGATCCGACAGTTCCAGCAGACTCCTTACAGAATAGAGCACCAGGTTAAG GTGACTCAGTACCTTCTGGATAAGACCCTGACCATGGATGAAGACACCCTCTATGACCTCTCTTTGAAGATAGAGCCCAGGCTGCCCGCCTGA
- the rasgrf2b gene encoding ras-specific guanine nucleotide-releasing factor 2 isoform X2, with protein MQKSVRYNEGHALFLSAVARKEGTKRGFLSKKTAENSRWHEKFFALYQNILFYFENEQSARPAGIYLLEGCTCERVPAPKMSTTGKEALEKQHYFLIVFGHDGQKPLELRTDEESECDEWVEAIQQASYSDIIIEREVLMQKYIHLVQIVETEKVAANQLRTQLEDQDTEIERLKSEIVALNKTKERMRPYHVFHENDDPDIKKIKKVQSFMRGWLCRRKWKIIVQDYICSPHAESMRKRNQIVFNMVEAETEYVHQLSILVNCFLRPLRMAASSKKPPISHDDVSSIFLNSETIMFLHEIFHQGLKARIVNWPTLVLADLFDILLPMLNIYQEFVRNHQYSLQVLANCKQNRDFDKLLKQYESNAACEGRMLETFLTYPMFQIPRYIITLHELLAHTPHEHVERKSLEFAKSKLEELSRVMHDEVSDTENIRKNLAIERMIVEGCDILLDTSQTFVRQGSLIQLPSVERGKLSKVRLGSLSLKKEGERQCFLFTKHFLICTRSSGGKLHLLKQGGVLSLIDCTLIEEPDANDEESKAGGQVFGQLDFKLVVEPSDLPAFTVVLLSPSRQEKAAWTSDISQCIDNIRCNGLMTSVFEENSKVTVPHMIKSDVRLHKDDVDICFSKTLNSCKVPQIRYASVERLLERLTDLRFLSIDFLNTFLHTYRIFTTATVVMDKLADIYKKPFSSIPIRVQYPSFDRLSISSICPDYGLKVKKIAMDQSKSLELFFATNQNNRSGEHINDRSPRLCRKFSSPPPLSIPSRTNSPVRTRKLSLHSPITARVVGLDLTSPLSNFSLNHNSSQSAASSPTSAATPQTPTPQTPTPTATSPSPPSSTSPPPNNGKAQQEQAPPTPSSPEQSPYSTTEGEEVPRIDPFCGKLRRSIRRTVLESVSLEKIIPESPQSSEAGDTSPCRSPSTPRHLRYRQPGVFTNSERTCDKDFIIRRAATNRVLNVLRHWVSKHSQDFEMNGELKMSVICLLEEVLRDPDLLPQERKATANILSALSQDEQEDAQLRIEDILQMADCLKAECFESLSAMELAEQITLLDHIVFRSIPYEEFLGQGWMKVDKTERTPYIMKTSQHFNDMSNLVASQIMSHTDVGSRASSIEKWVAVADICRCLNNYNGVLEITSALNRSAIYRLKKTWAKVSKQAKALMDKLQKTVSSEGRFKNLRETLKNCNPPCVPYLGMYLTDLAFIEEGTPNFTEEGLVNFSKMRMISHIIREIRQFQQTPYRIEHQVKVTQYLLDKTLTMDEDTLYDLSLKIEPRLPA; from the exons TTATTCTGACATCATCATTGAGAGAGAAGTGCTCATGCAGAAATACATTCATCTGGTTCAAATCGTGGAGACTGAGAAGGTGGCGGCTAATCAGCTGCGCACTCAGCTGGAGGATCAGGACACCGAAATCGAAAGGCTCAAGTCAGAG ATTGTGGCTCTGAACAAAACAAAGGAGCGCATGAGACCTTATCATGTCTTCCACGAAAACGACGACCCCGACATCAAGAAGATTAAAAAG GTGCAGAGCTTCATGCGAGGCTGGCTCTGTCGCAGGAAATGGAAGATAATCGTTCAGGACTACATTTGCTCCCCTCATGCTGAGAGCATGAGGAAGAGGAACCAGATCGTCTTCAACATGGTGGAGGCAGAGACTGA GTATGTCCACCAGCTTTCTATCCTAGTCAATTGTTTCCTCCGACCTTTAAGAATGGCGGCCAGCTCCAAAAAACCCCCCATCAGTCATGACGATGTGAGCAGCATCTTCCTCAACAG tgAGACCATCATGTTCCTACACGAGATCTTCCACCAGGGCCTGAAGGCAAGGATAGTCAACTGGCCAACCCTGGTGCTGG CCGACCTCTTTGACATTCTGCTGCCGATGCTAAACATCTATCAGGAGTTTGTGCGCAACCATCAGTACAGCCTGCAAGTTTTGGCCAACTGTAAGCAGAACAGGGACTTTGATAAGCTGCTGAAGCAGTACGAATCCAACGCGGCCTGTGAGGGACGGATGCTGGAGACCTTCCTCACGTACCCCATGTTCCAG atTCCTCGTTACATCATCACCCTGCACGAATTACTAGCCCACACTCCGCACGAACATGTGGAGCGTAAGAGTCTGGAATTTGCTAAATCCAAATTGGAGGAATTGTCCAG AGTGATGCACGATGAGGTGAGCGACACAGAAAACATCCGGAAGAACCTGGCCATAGAGAGGATGATAGTTGAGGGATGTGATATCCTTCTGGACACCAGCCAGACTTTTGTCAGGCAGG GCTCTCTGATCCAGCTGCCATCAGTGGAGCGAGGGAAGCTCAGCAAGGTCCGTCTGGGATCTCTGTCTCTGAAGAAAGAAGGAGAAAggcaatgttttctttttaccaaaCACTTTCTCATCTGCACTCGCAGCTCTGGAGGAAAGCTGCACCTTCTTAAG CAAGGTGGAGTCTTGTCCCTGATCGACTGCACTCTTATAGAAGAACCAGATGCCAATGATGAGGAGT CTAAAGCTGGTGGGCAGGTGTTTGGTCAGCTGGACTTCAAGCTGGTCGTAGAGCCGTCGGACTTGCCTGCGTTCACCGTGGTGTTGCTGTCACCTTCACGGCAGGAGAAGGCAGCTTGGACCAGTGATATTAGTCAG TGTATAGATAATATTCGCTGTAATGGCTTGATGACAAGTGTTTTTGAGGAAAACTCCAAAGTGACCGTGCCTCACATGATCAA ATCTGATGTGCGCCTCCATAAAGATGATGTTGACATTTGCTTCAGCAAGACGCTCAACTCCTGCAAGGTCCCCCAGATCCGCTACGCCAGCGTGGAGCGGCTGCTGGAGAGGCTGACCGACCTGCGCTTCCTCTCCATAGACTTCCTCAACACCTTCCTGCACACATACAGGATCTTTACCACGGCAACGGTGGTCATGGACAAACTGGCTGACATCTACAAGAAGCCCTTCTCCTCCATACCTATCag GGTGCAGTACCCCTCATTTGATCGTCTGTCCATCTCATCCATCTGTCCTGACTATGGTCTGAAGGTCAAGAAGATAGCCATGGATCAGTCCAA AtctttggaattattttttgcCACCAATCAAAATAACAGAAGCGGCGAGCACATCAATGACAGATCTCCTCGTCTCTGCCGCAAGTTCTCTTCTCCTCCACCTCTATCCATCCCCTCGCGCACCAACTCCCCCGTCCGAACTCGAAAGCTCTCCCTCCACTCCCCCATCACTGCCAGAGTGGTCGGTCTCGACCTGACCAGTCCACTGTCTAACTTCAGCCTCAACCACAACTCGTCCCAGTCTGCTGCCAGTAGCCCCACATCCGCCGCCACGCCACAAACTCCAACACCTCAAACCCCAACCCCAACTGCTACCTCTCCATCTCCTCCTTCTTCCACCTCCCCACCGCCGAACAACGGCAAAGCACAGCAGGAGCAAGCTCCTCCCACGCCATCGTCACCGGAACAGAGTCCTTACTCGACCACAGAGGGAGAGGAAGTGCCGAGGATCGACCCTTTCTGTGGGAAACTTCGACGGAGCATTCGCAGAA CTGTGCTGGAATCAGTGTCACTCGAGAAAATCATCCCAGAGTCTCCGCAGAGCAGTGAGGCTGGAGACACGTCGCCATGCCGCTCCCCGTCCACGCCGCGACACCTCCGCTACAGGCAGCCTGGAG TGTTCACTAACTCGGAGAGAACCTGCGATAAAGACTTCATCATCCGCAGAGCTGCAACCAACCGGGTTCTCAACGTGTTGCGCCACTGGGTCTCCAAGCACTCCCAG GACTTTGAGATGAATGGGGAGCTGAAGATGTCGGTGATCTGTCTCCTGGAGGAGGTGCTCAGAGATCCAGACCTACTGCCTCAAGAGAGAAAAGCTACTGCCAACATACTAAG TGCCCTTTCTCAAGATGAGCAGGAAGATGCCCAACTGAGGATAGAAGACATCTTACAGATG GCGGATTGTTTGAAGGCGGAGTGTTTCGAGTCTCTCTCGGCGATGGAGCTGGCGGAGCAGATCACCCTGCTGGATCACATCGTCTTCAGGAGCATTCCCTATGA AGAGTTCCTGGGTCAGGGCTGGATGAAGGTCGATAAAACCGAGAGGACGCCCTACATCATGAAAACCAGTCAACACTTCAACGAT ATGAGTAACCTGGTGGCATCACAGATTATGTCCCACACGGATGTGGGCTCCAGAGCCAGCTCCATTGAGAAATGGGTGGCTGTGGCAGACATCTGTCGCTGCCTGAACAACTACAACGGAGTGTTGGAGATCACGTCTGCTCTCAACCGCAGCGCCATCTACAGGCTGAAGAAGACTTGGGCTAAAGTGAGCAAACAG GCTAAAGCTCTGATGGACAAACTACAGAAAACTGTCTCCTCTGAGGGAAGATTTAAAAATCTGAGGGAGACTCTGAAAAA CTGCAATCCTCCGTGCGTGCCATACCTGGGAATGTACCTCACAGACTTGGCCTTTATTGAGGAAGGAACTCCAAATTTTACTGAGGAAGGTCTCGTTAACTTCTCCAAAATGAGAATG ATATCCCACATCATCAGAGAGATCCGACAGTTCCAGCAGACTCCTTACAGAATAGAGCACCAGGTTAAG GTGACTCAGTACCTTCTGGATAAGACCCTGACCATGGATGAAGACACCCTCTATGACCTCTCTTTGAAGATAGAGCCCAGGCTGCCCGCCTGA
- the rasgrf2b gene encoding ras-specific guanine nucleotide-releasing factor 2 isoform X1, translating into MQKSVRYNEGHALFLSAVARKEGTKRGFLSKKTAENSRWHEKFFALYQNILFYFENEQSARPAGIYLLEGCTCERVPAPKMSTTGKEALEKQHYFLIVFGHDGQKPLELRTDEESECDEWVEAIQQASYSDIIIEREVLMQKYIHLVQIVETEKVAANQLRTQLEDQDTEIERLKSEIVALNKTKERMRPYHVFHENDDPDIKKIKKVQSFMRGWLCRRKWKIIVQDYICSPHAESMRKRNQIVFNMVEAETEYVHQLSILVNCFLRPLRMAASSKKPPISHDDVSSIFLNSETIMFLHEIFHQGLKARIVNWPTLVLADLFDILLPMLNIYQEFVRNHQYSLQVLANCKQNRDFDKLLKQYESNAACEGRMLETFLTYPMFQIPRYIITLHELLAHTPHEHVERKSLEFAKSKLEELSRVMHDEVSDTENIRKNLAIERMIVEGCDILLDTSQTFVRQGSLIQLPSVERGKLSKVRLGSLSLKKEGERQCFLFTKHFLICTRSSGGKLHLLKQGGVLSLIDCTLIEEPDANDEESKAGGQVFGQLDFKLVVEPSDLPAFTVVLLSPSRQEKAAWTSDISQCIDNIRCNGLMTSVFEENSKVTVPHMIKSDVRLHKDDVDICFSKTLNSCKVPQIRYASVERLLERLTDLRFLSIDFLNTFLHTYRIFTTATVVMDKLADIYKKPFSSIPIRVQYPSFDRLSISSICPDYGLKVKKIAMDQSKSLELFFATNQNNRSGEHINDRSPRLCRKFSSPPPLSIPSRTNSPVRTRKLSLHSPITARVVGLDLTSPLSNFSLNHNSSQSAASSPTSAATPQTPTPQTPTPTATSPSPPSSTSPPPNNGKAQQEQAPPTPSSPEQSPYSTTEGEEVPRIDPFCGKLRRSIRRTVLESVSLEKIIPESPQSSEAGDTSPCRSPSTPRHLRYRQPGVQSGENSRCSVSPASAFAIATAAAGHGAPPVFTNSERTCDKDFIIRRAATNRVLNVLRHWVSKHSQDFEMNGELKMSVICLLEEVLRDPDLLPQERKATANILSALSQDEQEDAQLRIEDILQMADCLKAECFESLSAMELAEQITLLDHIVFRSIPYEEFLGQGWMKVDKTERTPYIMKTSQHFNDMSNLVASQIMSHTDVGSRASSIEKWVAVADICRCLNNYNGVLEITSALNRSAIYRLKKTWAKVSKQAKALMDKLQKTVSSEGRFKNLRETLKNCNPPCVPYLGMYLTDLAFIEEGTPNFTEEGLVNFSKMRMISHIIREIRQFQQTPYRIEHQVKVTQYLLDKTLTMDEDTLYDLSLKIEPRLPA; encoded by the exons TTATTCTGACATCATCATTGAGAGAGAAGTGCTCATGCAGAAATACATTCATCTGGTTCAAATCGTGGAGACTGAGAAGGTGGCGGCTAATCAGCTGCGCACTCAGCTGGAGGATCAGGACACCGAAATCGAAAGGCTCAAGTCAGAG ATTGTGGCTCTGAACAAAACAAAGGAGCGCATGAGACCTTATCATGTCTTCCACGAAAACGACGACCCCGACATCAAGAAGATTAAAAAG GTGCAGAGCTTCATGCGAGGCTGGCTCTGTCGCAGGAAATGGAAGATAATCGTTCAGGACTACATTTGCTCCCCTCATGCTGAGAGCATGAGGAAGAGGAACCAGATCGTCTTCAACATGGTGGAGGCAGAGACTGA GTATGTCCACCAGCTTTCTATCCTAGTCAATTGTTTCCTCCGACCTTTAAGAATGGCGGCCAGCTCCAAAAAACCCCCCATCAGTCATGACGATGTGAGCAGCATCTTCCTCAACAG tgAGACCATCATGTTCCTACACGAGATCTTCCACCAGGGCCTGAAGGCAAGGATAGTCAACTGGCCAACCCTGGTGCTGG CCGACCTCTTTGACATTCTGCTGCCGATGCTAAACATCTATCAGGAGTTTGTGCGCAACCATCAGTACAGCCTGCAAGTTTTGGCCAACTGTAAGCAGAACAGGGACTTTGATAAGCTGCTGAAGCAGTACGAATCCAACGCGGCCTGTGAGGGACGGATGCTGGAGACCTTCCTCACGTACCCCATGTTCCAG atTCCTCGTTACATCATCACCCTGCACGAATTACTAGCCCACACTCCGCACGAACATGTGGAGCGTAAGAGTCTGGAATTTGCTAAATCCAAATTGGAGGAATTGTCCAG AGTGATGCACGATGAGGTGAGCGACACAGAAAACATCCGGAAGAACCTGGCCATAGAGAGGATGATAGTTGAGGGATGTGATATCCTTCTGGACACCAGCCAGACTTTTGTCAGGCAGG GCTCTCTGATCCAGCTGCCATCAGTGGAGCGAGGGAAGCTCAGCAAGGTCCGTCTGGGATCTCTGTCTCTGAAGAAAGAAGGAGAAAggcaatgttttctttttaccaaaCACTTTCTCATCTGCACTCGCAGCTCTGGAGGAAAGCTGCACCTTCTTAAG CAAGGTGGAGTCTTGTCCCTGATCGACTGCACTCTTATAGAAGAACCAGATGCCAATGATGAGGAGT CTAAAGCTGGTGGGCAGGTGTTTGGTCAGCTGGACTTCAAGCTGGTCGTAGAGCCGTCGGACTTGCCTGCGTTCACCGTGGTGTTGCTGTCACCTTCACGGCAGGAGAAGGCAGCTTGGACCAGTGATATTAGTCAG TGTATAGATAATATTCGCTGTAATGGCTTGATGACAAGTGTTTTTGAGGAAAACTCCAAAGTGACCGTGCCTCACATGATCAA ATCTGATGTGCGCCTCCATAAAGATGATGTTGACATTTGCTTCAGCAAGACGCTCAACTCCTGCAAGGTCCCCCAGATCCGCTACGCCAGCGTGGAGCGGCTGCTGGAGAGGCTGACCGACCTGCGCTTCCTCTCCATAGACTTCCTCAACACCTTCCTGCACACATACAGGATCTTTACCACGGCAACGGTGGTCATGGACAAACTGGCTGACATCTACAAGAAGCCCTTCTCCTCCATACCTATCag GGTGCAGTACCCCTCATTTGATCGTCTGTCCATCTCATCCATCTGTCCTGACTATGGTCTGAAGGTCAAGAAGATAGCCATGGATCAGTCCAA AtctttggaattattttttgcCACCAATCAAAATAACAGAAGCGGCGAGCACATCAATGACAGATCTCCTCGTCTCTGCCGCAAGTTCTCTTCTCCTCCACCTCTATCCATCCCCTCGCGCACCAACTCCCCCGTCCGAACTCGAAAGCTCTCCCTCCACTCCCCCATCACTGCCAGAGTGGTCGGTCTCGACCTGACCAGTCCACTGTCTAACTTCAGCCTCAACCACAACTCGTCCCAGTCTGCTGCCAGTAGCCCCACATCCGCCGCCACGCCACAAACTCCAACACCTCAAACCCCAACCCCAACTGCTACCTCTCCATCTCCTCCTTCTTCCACCTCCCCACCGCCGAACAACGGCAAAGCACAGCAGGAGCAAGCTCCTCCCACGCCATCGTCACCGGAACAGAGTCCTTACTCGACCACAGAGGGAGAGGAAGTGCCGAGGATCGACCCTTTCTGTGGGAAACTTCGACGGAGCATTCGCAGAA CTGTGCTGGAATCAGTGTCACTCGAGAAAATCATCCCAGAGTCTCCGCAGAGCAGTGAGGCTGGAGACACGTCGCCATGCCGCTCCCCGTCCACGCCGCGACACCTCCGCTACAGGCAGCCTGGAG TCCAGTCTGGAGAGAATTCCCGCTGCTCAGTCTCTCCTGCCTCCGCTTTTGCTATTGCAACTGCAGCAGCAGGCCATGGTGCCCCACCAG TGTTCACTAACTCGGAGAGAACCTGCGATAAAGACTTCATCATCCGCAGAGCTGCAACCAACCGGGTTCTCAACGTGTTGCGCCACTGGGTCTCCAAGCACTCCCAG GACTTTGAGATGAATGGGGAGCTGAAGATGTCGGTGATCTGTCTCCTGGAGGAGGTGCTCAGAGATCCAGACCTACTGCCTCAAGAGAGAAAAGCTACTGCCAACATACTAAG TGCCCTTTCTCAAGATGAGCAGGAAGATGCCCAACTGAGGATAGAAGACATCTTACAGATG GCGGATTGTTTGAAGGCGGAGTGTTTCGAGTCTCTCTCGGCGATGGAGCTGGCGGAGCAGATCACCCTGCTGGATCACATCGTCTTCAGGAGCATTCCCTATGA AGAGTTCCTGGGTCAGGGCTGGATGAAGGTCGATAAAACCGAGAGGACGCCCTACATCATGAAAACCAGTCAACACTTCAACGAT ATGAGTAACCTGGTGGCATCACAGATTATGTCCCACACGGATGTGGGCTCCAGAGCCAGCTCCATTGAGAAATGGGTGGCTGTGGCAGACATCTGTCGCTGCCTGAACAACTACAACGGAGTGTTGGAGATCACGTCTGCTCTCAACCGCAGCGCCATCTACAGGCTGAAGAAGACTTGGGCTAAAGTGAGCAAACAG GCTAAAGCTCTGATGGACAAACTACAGAAAACTGTCTCCTCTGAGGGAAGATTTAAAAATCTGAGGGAGACTCTGAAAAA CTGCAATCCTCCGTGCGTGCCATACCTGGGAATGTACCTCACAGACTTGGCCTTTATTGAGGAAGGAACTCCAAATTTTACTGAGGAAGGTCTCGTTAACTTCTCCAAAATGAGAATG ATATCCCACATCATCAGAGAGATCCGACAGTTCCAGCAGACTCCTTACAGAATAGAGCACCAGGTTAAG GTGACTCAGTACCTTCTGGATAAGACCCTGACCATGGATGAAGACACCCTCTATGACCTCTCTTTGAAGATAGAGCCCAGGCTGCCCGCCTGA